Genomic window (Prosthecochloris aestuarii DSM 271):
ATAACTAAAACATAGAAAATTCAAACCACCTCTTAATTAACAAAAGGAGAAAATAAATGGATTTGCTAATCGTAGCCGGTATTATATTTGCTGTTTATAAATTATTTTCTGGTAAAAGTAGTGGCAAAAGCAATTCAGGTAGATGTAAATATTGTGGCGGTGAACTATACGAAACCCATAAGCCAGGGTATTCGTTCAAATGCAAAGAATGTCGAGCTGAATTTCCTTGATTAGTAACTTAGTCAACCTATATAGGTTGTGGTAATAGATTCGTTTGGAATAATAAAGACGATATTTTGGCGACAGCGTACTGCGCTTGATGTCTTTCAAACCGAGGTAATGCCACTTATGGTAATGACCCCCGAGACTGGTTTCGATGCCACGGAAGCTGTCATGTCCGTCGATTTGGGCGAACAGCAGCGTGACCAAATGTTGCTATCCATTGAAATACTTCGTATAGCGGTTGCTTGGGTATGCTTTTCGAGTTTCTCGAATTCGTATCTCGGAAAAATCCTGAGCGACTACCCCAGAATCCTCGTAACTTGTCTCATGGTCTCAAACTCCTTTTGACTGCGGTAGATACTAAGCGTTTGCTCACTTTTAATATCGCCGTTTTCCTCCGGGTTTCAGGCCTTTTTTATTTTTTACCGGACACTACTGATTCTGAGAAAAAAAATTCTTGTTGACAAGTTGGCTGTTTTAGGTTGGTATAAATAAAAAGTAGATTAAGGGTGTCTTGAAGGCCCAGCTTAGAGACGAGGGGGGGGGCTGTGATTTGAAGTGATAATGAGTAATGGCATTCTTTTGAACTTTTTGACTCAATATTGTTGAAATGAGAGGTAAAGGTTTTTCAGATGAGCGGAAAGCAGGGCTTGCTGAAATATATCGGAACAGGCACATCGTTCATGATTTGAAGAAAGGCGCATTTTACTCAGGCGAAGGTTCTTTTATGAACCTCGATACGCTGGAGATTGTGATTGATGATGATGAGCTTGCTGAATATGCCAAATCGGTTTCAGCCGATCATGCAAGACAGAAAAGAATTTGCAAACAAATACGCGCCCACGAGTCATATCACGTCTATCAGTCGCTTGCAAGCTCATCGATTGACGAGTATGCACTATCTGAACGGCGTATCAAATGGCAGAAAATCAATGTATTGAGTGAACTGGTAAGGGCTGGAAAGTATGAGGATTTATCAGGTCGTAACGCTGAAATTCCTGTCATTCTGGAGGATTATGATAAAGAGTCTCTACGGATGGTTCATGCTATCGTTAATGACAACAGGCGTTGGGTTGAAAAGATATATGTTGAGGGAAGAGGTGATAGTGTTTCTGTTTGTGATATAATTGAGGGGTCAGCAGTATGTTTTCAGCATCTGTTCGATCATGATGTTGAGGGGGCTGTTGTGCACTACGAAGAGCCTGTATATCTCAGGGCATGGAATCTTTATTATGATAAGACGGACGTCAGCCTGCATGATGCAAAGATTGTGTTTTTGTTTATGTGTGATATTTATCTGAAGTGTTTTGATTTCAGAAATGGTGTAGTTGATGAGGTCGAAGTATATATGAGGCGCTCAAAGCCCCATATCGCAAAGATGGAGCACTACAGGCAACAGTATGATGAGAAGGTGGAAATCGACTTCTCTTTTAGTGAAGCACTGAAAAAAGTCAAGCTCAATGAGCGGCAAACTAAGAGAATCATTGAGTATGTGAAAAGGATTCCCGATGAGTCTCGTCGAAAGCTTTATGTGTACGTGATGGTGTATTCCGAAATGTTTCGTGATCTGGTTTTGGTTGGCATGAAAGACGATAGCATGTACAGCAATAAATATGCTGTTGCTAACAGGATATTCTCAAAGAGTAAAGAGTATTGGGGAAGCGAGCTTGTTTTGCCATGTGTTTTGAGCGATGAGCATGAGATGCTTGACTTTTCGAGGATGTTGCAGGAGATGATGCAAGAGCAGTATATTGACGATATAACTCATAGCAAGATGCAGGATGGCAAAGAGGAGAATATGATGATGAATTTTGTTAGACGTATCGAACCAGTGCTAAATGGCGAGTTCCGTCATATTTATTGCTGCAAAAAGCATGGCTATACGAACATTCGTCATGTCGTTTCGTGCGGAGAGCCAGATTCATTATCATCTTTGTTTGAGAACTTTTTTGGAAAATCTTTGTCAGTGGTGTCATGTTTGGAACAAATTTAGATGCAATCATGCTCGAATGGAAGGGCGATGTTGAGATGTTCAATGATGTTGAACCGCACGAGGAATTGCCAACTGGTCAATTGGGCGCTCGCTTATTTCTGGTAAGACAAGCCTCTCTCGTCGATATGATTGGGCGCTTTTTAATGATCAGAGAAATATCATCTTTTCTTTCTGATACGATGTACGGAAAGCTTTTTCTTGGCTTTTGTGTTGTTGCCCTGGTTAATCCTTTTAAAATCAAGCTTTTGAAAGGGTCTGGTCTGGACTCATTGATTGAGAATGCCCAGATTGATGATGAAACTAATTGCTTGTATGTAGATAAAAAGAGCTACCATGAGTATTGTCGTGCTCATGATTTGAACCCGGATGTGATCGATTGGTTTGAAGAACATGGATTTGCTGAATCAAGTCATGGCTTTATCTTTTTTAAGAATAAATTTAAGCATGGTAAGGTGTTTAATTTTACTTAATCAAAAATTTAAATCTTATGCCATACTTTATTAATTGTGTCCGCTGTAACAAGAAAAATGATTATCTCACTGTTGATCAGGAATGCGGAAAGTGTGGTGGGACTGGAAGAGATTGGCGCGAAGATCATGAGCTGAAAGGTGATTCAGATTGGCCGGGTTTTTCTTTGTTGGATCTGAAACAAAAAAAGAAGATTGAGGTCAAGCGTTTCTCGGATACACTTGTTTTTACCTATAGAGACCGTATCCTGTCATTGAAAGAGGATAAGACTGAGGTCAGCGAAATTTATGGGATCGATCTTTCAGGTAAAAAAACGGCGCCTTCGATATTTGTTGAAGAGTCTGATTCGGGGTCAACATTTTCCAATGCTTTTTTCGGTGCTCAAGATGTATATGCAAAAAAGAGCATCGAGAAAAAAGAGTACCGGTATGATAAAAGCCTTCATGATGGAAACCGTTATTATCCGAACAGGTGTGAAGGATGTGTTGAGTATGAAAACACTCAAGGAGATGTTCAGTCTGGCTCAGATTATGTTTTATGTAATATTGCTGGCAAGGTGAGAGCTGACACAGGTTGTGCTAAATTTGAGCCAGATATTACTGCGGCCTGTGATGATTGCTGGAATTACAGAAAGACAAAGGAAGGGTTTAAGGATATTCATTATTGTTTTATTCATGGTGACTTGCAAACGGCGGTTTCAGGTTATTGTAACGAATATGTATGCAAAGCAGAATTTTATGAAGTTTTTTTAGGAAAAAATACCAGTGATAATAGTTATTTAAACATGCTTGATGAATTGGAGAGTTCTGATGATGACGAGTTATTTGGTGGTATCGACGATGTGAAACGAAAACAACGTGAGTATGGTGTGTATGCTGGTGACAGACGTCAAAATTGTGAAAGATGCAGCAATGCAATTCGTGATTCTGAATCTCCTACTGGTCTGAAGTGTGGAGTCTTGTCAATTTATGTTACGGCGAATGCTGCCTGCGATCAATTCGACAGGTAATAAACAGGAAATGCTTTGTCCAAACACTATGAACCCCTCAGAGTAATTTTCAAATCTTGTGTTTCAAAAAAATCTAAGCAGCAAGTGTTTCCTCAGTTTCGTCAATAAACTTGGTTCTTCGAAGAATTTAGTGGTAAAGTTGCATAGCAAAGTACTGCATGATCAGATTACCATGTTGAGCTTGCCACAGTAAAAGAGAATTCGGTTCCGTTAGCTTTCAAAGCTGTGGAACCCTCGGGCCGAGGACTTGATCAACTGGATCTTGCTGTTCAGCCCTTCCGAAACCGCGTTGGTTGTCCGGTGCTTGAAATAGTTTAGGATGTTGTTGCGGTGGCGCACCATCATGTCTTTGACCTTGATCATCGAGTTCAGTTCTGAACGGTCTACAACTTTGCTCCAATAGTTGAAAAAGTAACTGGCAGTGTCGAGGCAGGTGAACCGCCAGAACATTCTGAACATATTTTTTAGGCCCCAAGCTTGACCTGTTTTCAGCTCGCAGGCCATCAACTGCTCAAAGCTCGTCCGCTGCGTCTCTGTCATGTTCTCCGGGTTGCGGAGCCAAGCATATTTCGAGCCGATGAGTGTCTTGTCGCCTATGGCATTGAGATTGCGAGATTCCTGACGTCGGACCTTGGCAACGGCTTCGTTGAGGTACTTGCTGATGTGGAACCGGTCATGCACGATATCTGCTTCAGACAGGAGACTCCGAACTGGACCTAGGGGACAACTATTATATAACGTCGTTTATTAGTCGCAATAAAGCTCACGCTTAAACAGGGCTTGAGGGGAGGGGGAATTATTGATTAGAATGACACGGAAAGTAAGAGTGGACGGTGGTTATTAACGGTACTTATGGTCAGTGAGGCCGGATAATATTGTGAGGAAGATGTGGTTTCGCATTGATTCCTTCGAGGCTGATATTTTGTGTTCCGGTCTGTTCAGAAAGGCGGTCCATCAGTTTGCCGTTGCCATTCTGAGTTGCGACTGGAGTTTACGGATTACCATTTTTTCCCATAGATCAAGAGATCTCTTGCCGAAGGTGCGGCTATAACATTGCTGGGCGTCGTCGGAGGATGTTTGCGATATCACTGCATGTCTGTCTTTTTGAAAAATGTTCTGATCATGAATTTTTCGAGTTCGACGAACAGCAGCAGGATGATGCCTGCGCTGATGATAATAGCCCATTCGCCTGGTCCGAGAGGTTGTGTTGCAAAAAGCTTCTGCATGAAGGGTGCGTAAATGAAGAGCGCCTGCAGCGCGAGGAGAATGCCGACTGAATAGAGTACGGCCGGATTGCCGGTAAGGGCTTTGCGCGAGAAAACGGAGGTCACGAAAAAGCGTGAACTGAAGAGGTAGAAGACTTCAAGGATGACGAGCGTTGTGACGGCGACCGTCCTTGAGAATTCATGCGAATACCCGGCACGTTCATACCAGAGGAAGAGTCCGAAGGTGCCGATCATGAGCAGTATGGAAACATAGAGAATCCGCCAGAGGATGAAGCGGGAGAGTATTGGTGCGTCGCCGTTTCGCGGTTTGCGTTGCATGACGTTTGCTTCGGCGGGTTCGAATGCGAGCGAAAGTGCAAGTGTGACGGCGGTAACCATGTTCACCCAGAGAATCTGCACGGCAGTAACCGGCAGCGTGTAGCCGAGAGCTATGGCGAACAGGATGCTCAGCGCTTCGCCGCCGTTAGTCGGTAATATAAAGAGAATCGACTTCTTGAGATTGTCGTACACCGTCCGGCCCTGCTCGATCGCGCTTGCTATGGTTGCAAAGTTGTCGTCGGCAAGGACCATTTCGGCGGCTTCTTTTGAGACTTCGGTGCCTTTAAGCCCCATGGCTATGCCGACGTCGGCACGTTTGAGCGCCGGTGCGTCGTTGACACCGTCGCCGGTCATGGCTACTACATGGCCCCTGGCCTGCAGAGCCTTGACCAGGCGCAGCTTGTGCTCCGGACTGCTGCGGGCGAATACGTCATGGCGCAGAACGGCATCTTCAAGTTCGCTCTCGTCGAGCTCTTCGATCTGGGAGCCTGTCATGGCATGCCGACCCTCGCCGATACCGATCATCGTTCCGATGGCTTTTGCTGTATCGATGTGATCGCCGGTAATCATTTTGACGCGTATGCCCGCGCTTTTGCAGGCCTTGACCGCAGCTATTGCCTCCTGGCGAGGCGGATCGATCATCCCTGTGATACCGAGCAGAACCAGATCACCGTCCACGTCTGAGAAATCCATTCCGGTTTTTTCCGGATCGACCTCCTTGCAGGCGACGGCAAGCAGACGCTGACCCTGTAAGGCCATTGTACGCATCGCTTCTTCCCAGTATGCAAGATCAAGATTCCCATCACCTTCGGCGTTGCGCTGCGTCGCGCATCGGGCCAGCACGACTTCCGGAGCCCCTTTCATATAGATTCTGGCGTGTCCACGATGGTCATGGTGCAGGGTAGCCATAAAGCGGTGTTCGGATTCGAAGGGAATCATATCGATGCGGGGCCATTCATCTCTTTCGGCTTCGGGATCGTAACCCGCCTTCATGCCCAGTACATAGAGAGCGCCTTCGGTCGGGTCGCCGGAGAGAACCCACTGATTTTCGTGATGGCGAACCGAGGCGTCGTTGCAGAGCAGGGAGGCACGGGCAATAGCCATGATGGCTTCGATGCTCTGGTGATCGACCTGCCGGTCGTCTGAAAGAAAGGTTCCATTGGGAATATATCCTGAACCGGTCACGTCGTAGATCGCTTCAGAAAATGCGAGCGAACGAACGGTCATTTCGTTTCGGGTAAGTGTTCCGGTTTTATCGGAACAGATCACCGATACTGAGCCGAGCGTTTCTACGGCAGGCAGTTTTCTGATAATTGACTTGCGACGGGCCATCGCCTGCACTCCGATAGCAAGGGTGATGGTCATGATGGCAGGAAGGCCTTCGGGAATGGCAGCGACGGCGATACCCACGGCGGCGTTGAACATGTCCGTTAGAGAATATCCTCTTGCCAGGACCCCGAAAAGAAATAACAGAACCGATACCGATACGATAACGATCGACAGAGTGCGGGCTAACTCTTCGAGTCGCCGCATGAGCGGTGTTTCGAGCGTTTCGACCGTACCGAGCATGGTGCTGATTCTGCCGATCTGGGTGTTGTCGCCGGTTTCAACAACGACGCCTTCGGCCCTGCCGTACGTTACCAGCGTTCCTGAAAAAGCCATGCAGGATCGGTCGCCGACAGATGCATCGGCGGCAACAGCATCGCTCTTTTTC
Coding sequences:
- a CDS encoding cation-transporting P-type ATPase, which codes for MNETFYHGETVDTVFRKLSSSANGLSGQQAEERLKQYGPNRLTPQKKQNPLVMFLLQFRNILIYVLLAAGLVTALLGHWIDAWVIVGVVLINALIGYVQEGKAEKALDAIKDLLSPQALARRGNKQVSMPSEELVPGDVVILQSGDKVPADMRLFSVRDLKIDESILTGESLPTEKKSDAVAADASVGDRSCMAFSGTLVTYGRAEGVVVETGDNTQIGRISTMLGTVETLETPLMRRLEELARTLSIVIVSVSVLLFLFGVLARGYSLTDMFNAAVGIAVAAIPEGLPAIMTITLAIGVQAMARRKSIIRKLPAVETLGSVSVICSDKTGTLTRNEMTVRSLAFSEAIYDVTGSGYIPNGTFLSDDRQVDHQSIEAIMAIARASLLCNDASVRHHENQWVLSGDPTEGALYVLGMKAGYDPEAERDEWPRIDMIPFESEHRFMATLHHDHRGHARIYMKGAPEVVLARCATQRNAEGDGNLDLAYWEEAMRTMALQGQRLLAVACKEVDPEKTGMDFSDVDGDLVLLGITGMIDPPRQEAIAAVKACKSAGIRVKMITGDHIDTAKAIGTMIGIGEGRHAMTGSQIEELDESELEDAVLRHDVFARSSPEHKLRLVKALQARGHVVAMTGDGVNDAPALKRADVGIAMGLKGTEVSKEAAEMVLADDNFATIASAIEQGRTVYDNLKKSILFILPTNGGEALSILFAIALGYTLPVTAVQILWVNMVTAVTLALSLAFEPAEANVMQRKPRNGDAPILSRFILWRILYVSILLMIGTFGLFLWYERAGYSHEFSRTVAVTTLVILEVFYLFSSRFFVTSVFSRKALTGNPAVLYSVGILLALQALFIYAPFMQKLFATQPLGPGEWAIIISAGIILLLFVELEKFMIRTFFKKTDMQ